In one window of Rhinoderma darwinii isolate aRhiDar2 unplaced genomic scaffold, aRhiDar2.hap1 Scaffold_732, whole genome shotgun sequence DNA:
- the PLOD3 gene encoding multifunctional procollagen lysine hydroxylase and glycosyltransferase LH3 has translation MDRPGYVGLLVLLLCGVAAGESRSRDAVKPEKLLVVTVATDTTEGYQRFLRTARHFNYTVKTLGLGQEWKGGDVARTVGGGQKVRWLKEELEKHREEEDMIIMFVDSYDVILAGSPIELLWKFQQFDQRVVFSAEGFCWPDWALAEKYPPVSNGKRFLNSGGFIGYVSQLYRMVQLWKFKDDDDDQLFYTKVYLDEEFREKFSIGLDHKSKIFQNLNGAIDEVVMKFDKNKVRARNVAYDTIPVVIHGNGPTKLQLNYLGNYVPNAWTHEGGCEVCDDDLLDLSEVEDDDLPRVLLAVFIEQPTPFLPQFLERLAALSYPRNRLSLYIHNSEIYHEKHIQNFFENHKEDFPMVKVVGPEEALSQGEARDMGMDLCRQDDACDYYFSLDADVVLTNPDTLYILIQENRNIIAPMVSRNGKLWSNFWGALSPEGYYARSEDYVDIVQGKRTGVWNVPYIAHSYLVRGETLRRELFRKNVFTLSGVDSDMSLCKSAREKSVFMHISNRDEFGRLISTSKYNISRLHSDLWQIFENPTDWKEKYIHENYSRIFEEDHYEQPCPDVYWFPIFKDIMCDEFVEQMENFGRWSGGRNEDKRLAGGYESVPTVDIHMTQIGYQDEWLKFLQEYIAPVTEKLFPGYYTKAKALLNFIVRYRPDEQPSLRPHHDSSTFTINVALNRKEIDYEGGGCRFIRYNCIVDSPRKGWSLIHPGRLTHYHEGLPTTQGTRYIMVSFVDP, from the exons ATGGATCGTCCGGGATACGTAGGATTGCTGGTCCTGCTTCTCTGCGGGGTAGCGGCGGGGGAGAGCCGGAGCAGAGATGCGGTCAAACCCG AGAAGCTTCTGGTCGTCACGGTGGCCACGGACACCACGGAGGGCTACCAGCGCTTCCTCAGGACGGCGCGCCATTTTAACTACACCGTAAAG ACTCTGGGCCTGGGGCAGGAATGGAAAGGCGGTGACGTGGCTCGTACGGTGGGCGGCGGGCAGAAGGTGCGCTGGCTGAAGGAGGAGCTGGAGAAACACCGGGAGGAGGAGGACATGATCATCATGTTTGTAGACAG TTATGACGTCATCCTGGCCGGGAGCCCCATCGAGCTGCTGTGGAAGTTCCAGCAGTTTGATCAGCGGGTCGTCTTCTCGGCGGAGGGATTCTGCTGGCCGGACTGGGCGCTGGCGGAGAAATATCCGCCGGTCAGCAACGGCAAACGCTTCCTCAACTCTGGAG GTTTCATCGGTTACGTCTCGCAGCTTTACCGCATGGTCCAACTGTGGAAGTTCAAAGACGATGACGACGACCAATTATTCTACACCAAGGTTTATCTGGACGAGGAGTTCAGG GAGAAGTTCAGCATCGGCCTCGACCACAAGTCCAAGATCTTCCAGAATCTGAATGGAGCCATCG ACGAAGTCGTGATGAAGTTCGACAAGAACAAggtccgggcacggaacgtagcgTACGACACCATCCCTGTGGTCATCCACGGCAACGGCCCCACCAAG CTGCAGCTGAACTATCTGGGTAATTACGTGCCGAACGCCTGGACGCACGAAGGCGGGTGCGAGGTGTGCGACGACGACCTGCTGGACCTGTCCGAGGTGGAG GATGATGATCTGCCCCGAGTGCTGCTGGCCGTGTTCATCGAGCAGCCGACACCGTTCCTGCCGCAGTTCCTGGAGAGACTGGCGGCGCTGAGCTACCCCCGAAACCGCCTGTCCCTCTACATCCACAACAGC GAGATTTACCACGAGAAGCACATTCAGAATTTCTTTGAAAACCACAAGGAGGATTTTCCAATGGTGAAAGTTGTGGGTCCTGAGGAGGCGCTGAGCCAGGGGGAGGCCCGGGACATGGGCAT GGACCTGTGTCGGCAGGACGACGCCTGTGACTATTACTTCAGCCTGGACGCCGACGTGGTGCTGACTAACCCCGACACCCTGTATATCCTCATCCAGGAGAACCG GAATATCATCGCCCCAATGGTGTCTCGTAATGGGAAACTGTGGTCCAACTTCTGGGGGGCGCTCAGCCCCGAGGGGTACTACGCCCGGTCCGAGGATTATGTGGATATTGTGCAGGGAAAGAGGAC TGGGGTGTGGAATGTCCCGTACATCGCCCATTCCTACCTGGTTAGGGGGGAGACTCTTCGTCGGGAGTTGTTCCGCAAAAATGTCTTCACGTTGTCGGGTGTGGACTCGGACATGTCGCTCTGTAAGAGTGCGAGGGAGAAG AGCGTTTTCATGCACATCAGTAATCGGGATGAATTCGGCCGCCTGATCTCCACATCCAAGTACAACATTTCCCGTCTGCACAGCGACTTGTGGCAGATCTTCGAAAACCCTACG GACTGGAAGGAGAAATATATCCATGAGAATTACTCGCGGATCTTCGAGGAGGATCATTACGAGCAG CCCTGTCCGGACGTCTACTGGTTCCCCATCTTCAAGGACATCATGTGCGACGAGTTCGTGGAGCAGATGGAGAACTTCGGCCGGTGGTCCGGGGGCAGGAACGAG GACAAGCGTCTGGCGGGCGGATACGAGAGCGTACCCACCGTGGACATTCACATGACCCAGATCGGGTATCAGGACGAGTGGCTGAAGTTCCTCCAGGAATACATCGCGCCCGTCACCGAGAAGCTGTTCCCCGGATATTACACGAAG gccAAGGCGCTCCTGAACTTCATAGTGCGGTACCGGCCGGATGAGCAGCCGTCCCTGCGCCCGCACCACGACTCCTCCACCTTCACCATTAACGTCGCCCTCAACAGGAAGGAGATAGACTACGAG GGCGGCGGCTGCAGATTCATCCGCTACAACTGCATCGTCGACTCTCCGCGTAAAGGATGGTCCCTGATCCACCCGGGCCGGCTGACGCATTATCACGAGGGGCTGCCCACCACCCAGGGGACGCGCTACATCATGGTGTCATTTGTGGAcccttga